The Paenibacillus sp. RUD330 genome has a segment encoding these proteins:
- a CDS encoding diguanylate cyclase codes for MEIKKLDIWMMALIILAYGIVNWFALLPKETYLENAILMSVLFAIVLVSYVSSLVVALCVSAIAIFFYGSYVMYGAVVLGSGIESHVYYWLVLLPAAAIMTASAGQSIRSIQQENGRLRERYSEYVTIDEKTGLDNAKVFHAVLHQYMGLSRRYKLPLSVMLVRLDYYDDIRSIVGNEAMGDVVRWIGKQLVDSTRTEDSAYMLEDGRTFALLLLGNAEGAQIVKRRIKESIYAYELERSAKTVSVRLELRIGVAEYDSGQNQDAIMLRRMAEKDMEYDV; via the coding sequence GTGGAAATCAAGAAACTCGATATCTGGATGATGGCTCTCATCATCCTTGCGTACGGAATCGTCAACTGGTTCGCGCTGCTGCCGAAGGAAACCTATCTGGAGAACGCCATTCTGATGAGCGTGCTGTTCGCCATCGTGCTGGTCTCTTATGTGAGCAGCCTGGTCGTCGCTCTATGCGTATCGGCAATCGCCATTTTCTTCTACGGCAGCTATGTCATGTACGGCGCCGTCGTCCTCGGGAGCGGCATCGAATCCCATGTCTACTACTGGCTGGTGCTGCTGCCGGCCGCCGCGATCATGACGGCGTCCGCGGGACAATCGATCCGTTCCATCCAGCAGGAGAACGGACGCCTGCGGGAACGCTATTCGGAATACGTGACGATCGACGAGAAGACGGGATTGGACAACGCCAAAGTGTTCCACGCGGTCCTGCATCAGTATATGGGCTTGTCGAGACGCTACAAGCTTCCCTTGTCGGTCATGCTCGTCCGGCTCGATTATTATGACGATATCCGCAGCATCGTCGGAAACGAAGCGATGGGCGACGTCGTCCGCTGGATCGGCAAGCAGCTGGTCGACAGCACCCGCACGGAGGACTCCGCCTATATGCTGGAAGACGGAAGGACGTTCGCTCTGCTGCTGCTGGGCAACGCCGAGGGCGCCCAGATCGTGAAGCGGAGAATCAAGGAAAGTATCTATGCCTACGAGCTGGAGCGCTCGGCCAAAACCGTCTCTGTCCGGCTTGAGCTGAGAATAGGGGTGGCGGAATACGACTCCGGGCAAAACCAGGATGCCATCATGCTGCGGCGCATGGCGGAAAAGGATATGGAATATGACGTGTAG
- a CDS encoding glycosyltransferase family 2 protein: MNGQLGVVDYLFLYCMICIWVMLLINIVLTIGGYIYYLKTLRMRVDEPLQSYPSVSVLIPAHNEERVIGQTVSALIQLDYPRDKLEIIVVNDNSSDRTGDILARMQADHPEVNLRVLTTDAVSGGKGKSGALNNGYLASTGEVLAVYDADNTPERSALKILVHALERDERLGAVIGKFRTRNVSKNWLTRFINIETLGFQWMVQAGRWQLFGLSTIPGTNFVVRRSIIEEMGGWDTRAIAEDTEISFRIYRLGYRIQYMPLSVTWEQEPETVPVWIKQRSRWVKGNIYVLLKNLGLLFSRDSRRIRFDLLYFCTVYFLFLSSALLSDVIFVLGMMGLIEYNVAGNTVLLWFMAYLVFILEMAIALSMEKGQSRPRNIGLIAVMYFTYCQLWLVVAVIGFCQYVRDAVLRKEARWYKTERF, translated from the coding sequence ATGAACGGGCAGCTTGGGGTTGTCGACTATCTTTTCCTATATTGCATGATATGCATCTGGGTCATGCTGCTCATCAATATCGTGCTCACGATCGGCGGCTATATTTATTATCTCAAAACGCTGAGGATGCGGGTGGACGAGCCGCTGCAGAGCTATCCCTCCGTATCCGTGCTGATTCCCGCCCATAACGAAGAGCGGGTGATCGGCCAGACCGTATCGGCCCTCATCCAGCTGGATTATCCCCGGGACAAGCTGGAGATCATCGTTGTGAACGACAATTCCTCGGACCGTACCGGCGACATTCTGGCCCGGATGCAGGCCGACCATCCCGAGGTGAATCTGCGCGTGCTGACGACCGATGCCGTCTCCGGGGGCAAGGGGAAATCGGGAGCGCTCAACAACGGATATCTCGCCAGCACCGGGGAGGTTCTGGCCGTATATGACGCGGACAATACGCCGGAGCGCTCTGCGCTCAAAATCCTGGTCCACGCTCTGGAGCGGGATGAGCGGCTCGGTGCCGTCATCGGCAAATTCCGCACCCGCAACGTGTCCAAAAACTGGCTCACCCGCTTCATCAACATCGAGACGCTCGGATTCCAGTGGATGGTGCAGGCGGGGAGATGGCAGCTGTTCGGACTGAGCACCATTCCGGGAACGAACTTCGTCGTGCGGCGCTCCATCATCGAAGAGATGGGCGGATGGGACACGAGAGCGATCGCCGAGGACACCGAGATCAGCTTCCGGATCTACCGGCTCGGCTACCGGATCCAGTACATGCCGCTGTCGGTCACCTGGGAGCAGGAGCCGGAGACGGTTCCGGTGTGGATCAAGCAGCGCAGCCGGTGGGTGAAGGGCAACATCTACGTGCTGCTCAAAAACCTGGGCCTTCTGTTCTCCCGCGATTCGCGCCGGATCCGGTTCGATCTGCTTTATTTCTGCACGGTCTATTTCCTGTTCCTGAGCTCGGCTCTGCTCTCCGACGTCATATTTGTGCTCGGGATGATGGGGCTGATCGAATACAATGTAGCCGGAAATACAGTGCTTCTCTGGTTCATGGCTTATCTGGTCTTCATCCTGGAGATGGCGATCGCGCTCAGCATGGAGAAGGGACAGAGCCGCCCGCGCAATATCGGACTCATCGCCGTCATGTACTTCACCTACTGCCAGCTGTGGCTCGTCGTGGCGGTGATCGGATTCTGCCAGTATGTCCGCGACGCCGTGCTGCGCAAGGAAGCCAGATGGTACAAAACGGAACGATTCTAG
- a CDS encoding cellulose biosynthesis cyclic di-GMP-binding regulatory protein BcsB: protein MHIKAIAALLLASILLAPFAGEGSAGAEPAAHAAQAPAAVQTPAGAAGTPSAAEPAATAAEAPSAGQPRYYADATLAAKLPYPQELRLQGIYASQASYFNLGTRWSVQQSVLHLDIRASRKASLSSLTVEINGKPVHSDALSGYGETGKRLDVAVPADAWRSGSNEIRLWLGNKEFGEIGFCVDERDKDNWVTVQKSSWLEIGYRSELPSLELSQFPYPFLKDAGDTSGIGASIVLPDQPDDGETAAALQAAASLGSYAPDGLVGLHMDKHAAIVAGDHRNDHLIYVGRLSGMPEEIRSAAPQEAVSRIGEGPVLFRTVSPYNPNRILMVIASGDDSSVLDTAARLLQNKDMTSQLSDSSALIPAGTDINPASGRLTGDTWTLEQLGYDNGLEVRGPLRQQTTFDIKLPSNKLVVPGAKAKFQLRYARNLNFGQSLATLYVNGIPAGSKKLDASKADGDLWEVNIPSRAAKLSYLEFSVAFDLQMNDLSCAPMGEQTPWAYIDPSSSVSLPAKDERSMLLDYYPWPFIKNGKWNDAAFALPSDPDGDDYSLLAAAASYLGRSLTDNSASLKVLSEGKWNPSRDKGVNVIAAGTPASLPALKALNGNLWFRYDSSFSYFMSNEKRRLLPDFAKQLVSLQLVPSPADPATAVLAVTAPDERNLALAGKFLAQDKNASGLIGNAVLIDRWGEATNHVFSGDDSYSLSEKVNLSTGQARLFTILFGTVLLLLIAGIVFYLRKYRRR, encoded by the coding sequence ATGCACATAAAAGCGATCGCCGCCTTGTTGCTGGCGTCCATCCTGCTTGCGCCATTCGCCGGCGAGGGCAGCGCCGGAGCGGAGCCGGCGGCCCATGCGGCGCAAGCGCCTGCTGCCGTCCAGACGCCCGCAGGCGCGGCAGGAACGCCTTCCGCCGCGGAGCCGGCGGCCACTGCAGCGGAAGCGCCGTCCGCCGGCCAGCCGCGCTATTATGCGGACGCGACGCTCGCGGCCAAGCTTCCGTACCCGCAGGAGCTGCGGCTTCAGGGCATCTACGCCTCCCAGGCATCCTATTTCAATCTCGGCACCCGATGGTCGGTGCAGCAGTCCGTGCTGCATCTCGATATCCGGGCAAGCCGCAAAGCCTCGCTCAGCTCCTTGACCGTCGAGATCAACGGCAAGCCGGTGCATTCGGACGCTTTGAGCGGTTACGGCGAGACCGGCAAAAGGCTCGATGTAGCCGTGCCGGCCGATGCCTGGCGTTCAGGCAGCAATGAGATCCGCTTATGGCTCGGCAACAAAGAATTCGGTGAAATCGGATTTTGCGTCGACGAGCGGGACAAGGACAATTGGGTGACCGTCCAGAAGAGCTCCTGGCTGGAGATCGGCTACCGCTCCGAGCTGCCTTCCCTGGAGCTGTCGCAATTCCCTTATCCCTTCCTGAAGGATGCAGGCGATACGTCCGGCATCGGCGCCTCCATCGTCCTTCCCGACCAGCCGGACGACGGGGAGACGGCCGCCGCCCTTCAGGCCGCCGCTTCCTTGGGCTCTTATGCGCCGGACGGCCTGGTCGGACTCCATATGGACAAACATGCGGCAATCGTTGCCGGAGACCATCGGAACGATCATCTCATCTACGTAGGCCGGCTGTCCGGAATGCCCGAGGAAATCCGTTCCGCCGCGCCGCAGGAGGCGGTATCCCGCATCGGGGAAGGTCCGGTGCTGTTCCGCACCGTATCGCCCTACAATCCGAACCGCATCCTGATGGTCATCGCCAGCGGAGACGATTCCTCCGTTCTCGACACGGCGGCCCGGCTGCTGCAGAACAAGGACATGACCTCGCAGCTTAGCGACTCGTCCGCGCTCATTCCGGCCGGCACGGACATCAATCCGGCATCCGGCCGCTTGACCGGCGATACATGGACGCTGGAGCAGCTCGGCTACGACAACGGGCTGGAAGTAAGAGGGCCGCTGCGCCAGCAGACGACGTTCGACATCAAGCTTCCCTCCAACAAGCTCGTCGTTCCGGGAGCCAAAGCGAAGTTCCAGCTCCGGTATGCCCGGAACCTGAATTTCGGCCAGTCCCTCGCGACGCTGTATGTGAACGGAATTCCTGCCGGCAGCAAAAAGCTGGATGCCTCCAAGGCGGACGGCGATTTGTGGGAAGTCAACATTCCGAGCCGCGCGGCCAAGCTGTCGTATCTGGAGTTCTCGGTCGCGTTCGACCTGCAGATGAACGATTTGAGCTGCGCGCCGATGGGAGAGCAGACTCCGTGGGCCTATATCGACCCGTCCTCCTCCGTCAGCCTCCCGGCCAAGGATGAGCGCTCGATGCTTCTGGATTATTATCCTTGGCCCTTCATCAAGAACGGCAAATGGAACGATGCGGCTTTCGCGCTTCCTTCCGATCCGGACGGGGACGACTACTCGCTTCTGGCTGCAGCCGCATCTTATCTGGGCCGTTCCCTGACCGACAACAGCGCTTCCCTGAAGGTGCTGTCCGAAGGAAAGTGGAATCCTTCGCGCGACAAGGGCGTCAATGTCATCGCGGCCGGCACGCCTGCCAGCCTCCCGGCTCTCAAGGCGTTGAACGGCAACTTATGGTTCCGCTACGATTCCTCCTTCAGCTATTTCATGTCCAATGAAAAACGCAGGCTGTTGCCCGATTTCGCGAAGCAGCTCGTTTCCCTGCAGCTTGTGCCTTCTCCGGCAGACCCGGCAACGGCCGTGCTGGCCGTCACGGCGCCGGACGAGCGGAATCTGGCGCTGGCAGGCAAGTTCCTGGCGCAGGATAAAAATGCCTCCGGCCTGATCGGCAACGCCGTCCTGATCGACCGCTGGGGAGAAGCGACCAACCATGTCTTCAGCGGCGACGACAGCTACAGCCTGAGCGAAAAAGTGAACCTGAGCACGGGACAAGCCCGGCTGTTCACGATTCTGTTCGGCACGGTGCTGCTTCTCCTGATCGCGGGAATCGTCTTCTATCTGCGCAAATACCGGAGGAGGTAA
- a CDS encoding DegV family protein, translating into MPIQIITDSGSDLPTDFIAAHSIKIVHLPVSFQDELMPDETDAASFYARMRACPELPRTASPSPNTFLEAYKGVEAGRDILVVSMSSNISSTYQSALIAKGLYEDEGLPNRIEIIDSKTFSGGLSLVVSQAAEWALACSSLDELKDKVGGLALETSAFFTLDSLENVIKGGRLSRLAGGVASVLNIKLLLKINEEGVVEVEEKTRGFRKALNSLLARLEDKQHDYENGFVAIVHSNCEKLALEFKDRVLEKHPFKKVLFSSMGPVMGTYAGEGGIGVAF; encoded by the coding sequence ATGCCTATTCAAATCATCACAGACAGCGGTTCTGATCTCCCGACCGACTTCATTGCAGCCCATTCCATAAAAATCGTTCATCTTCCCGTCTCGTTCCAGGACGAGCTCATGCCGGATGAGACCGACGCCGCAAGCTTTTATGCCCGCATGCGGGCATGCCCGGAGCTTCCGCGGACCGCGAGCCCAAGCCCGAATACGTTTTTGGAAGCTTATAAGGGCGTAGAAGCCGGCCGAGACATTCTCGTCGTCAGCATGTCCTCGAACATCAGCAGCACCTATCAGTCCGCCTTGATCGCCAAGGGGCTGTACGAGGACGAGGGCCTGCCGAACCGGATCGAAATCATCGACTCCAAAACCTTCTCCGGCGGTCTGTCCCTCGTGGTGTCCCAGGCGGCCGAGTGGGCCCTCGCCTGCTCCAGCCTTGACGAGCTCAAGGACAAGGTCGGCGGGCTTGCGCTCGAGACAAGCGCCTTCTTCACGCTCGACAGCCTCGAGAACGTCATCAAGGGCGGAAGGCTGAGCAGGCTTGCCGGCGGCGTGGCATCGGTGCTCAACATCAAGCTGCTGCTCAAAATCAATGAAGAGGGCGTCGTCGAGGTCGAAGAGAAGACGCGCGGCTTCCGCAAAGCGCTGAACTCTCTGCTCGCAAGGCTCGAGGACAAGCAGCATGACTACGAGAACGGTTTTGTCGCGATCGTCCACAGCAACTGCGAAAAGCTCGCTCTCGAGTTCAAGGATCGGGTGCTGGAGAAGCATCCGTTCAAGAAGGTGCTGTTCTCCAGCATGGGACCTGTCATGGGAACTTATGCCGGCGAAGGCGGCATCGGCGTCGCGTTTTGA
- a CDS encoding ATP-binding protein, with the protein MRHKRLSRRIMLAAVLLAGLAALVLSVTGGAARHTGPRPDNGVLDLSRLDLAKEGVIRLNGTWDFRWGTDRRPARSSIPSASAVWDTAQVPGEWTTSGKPGKGYASYRLKVVTDGRQGQLGIRIPAVSPAYVLMADGEVIAKAGNAVPDLQDVQSAYRPQTVYFTPRTPEFVLTLHAANALYPRGGIWYSITMGSAEAIAAADRQRMMADMAVFGGCALLGMYQISLYLLRRVEKSTLYFGICCLLGAARVWVVGGMYLTEWLPSVPIEALIRTEYITYYGGITFAALFVRELYPAEFSSRAVKAFAAAGGLYIASVVVLPPEAFTRGMDSFKLLSLAVLAYILCGFSLAVWRGKSGAWLQLAGWLLFIAAAVHDILYSSGKLIWIDLQLVPYGFFLLVFIEALELARRFTHAYRVIGKMSQELMDADRMKDEFLANTSHELKTPLHGIMNLSAALSEGKSGPLNSRQREQLDAVAEAAGRLSGLINDILDLSLLKNNGIKLHMQPVDIRAALSSQREIYLHYIGEKPVELRMEWPESLPAAWADEGRFHQIMYNLIGNAIKFTPAGEVSVKARAAGGLILIEVSDTGIGIPADKVEAVFRSFEQVGTSAAAEYGGTGLGLGISRRLVELHGGTMAVHSEIGKGSVFTVTLPVSTAAGQFSPSPAAAAPAGERTGARSRKAPFMNVSDGSGAGKQAAVILAVDDDPVNLNVLKAIFADQPYEIVTAASGREALELLRARSGDIGLVLLDVMMPGMSGYEVCREIRSRHDLAEIPILLTTVRSGPDDIMLGFEAGANDYLTKPFQAYEMRARAKTLLAMRHSAEAAVRSEMAYLQAQIKPHFLFNALNTIVALSLDEPQKAHDLLLHLSRYLRGSFDFRNKDRLVPLRKEVELAEAYLRIESARFGSRLRILLDIGEDIDCLLPPLTLQPLVENAVRHGATRKEEGGTVTVAAHEHNGSVRLVVEDDGPGMSDAALRRFAQAEQENQDGRGIGLRNIHKRLLRQYGSGLEIESEAGRGTRIGISVPKKAAAASGGERSA; encoded by the coding sequence ATGCGGCATAAACGGCTTAGCCGTAGAATCATGCTCGCCGCCGTACTCTTGGCAGGCTTGGCGGCTCTCGTCCTTTCCGTTACGGGTGGAGCAGCCCGTCATACGGGACCCCGGCCGGACAACGGAGTCCTCGATTTGAGCCGGCTGGACCTCGCGAAGGAGGGAGTCATCCGGCTGAACGGGACGTGGGATTTTCGTTGGGGAACCGATCGGCGACCGGCGCGCAGCTCCATTCCTTCGGCATCGGCTGTCTGGGATACGGCGCAAGTCCCGGGGGAATGGACGACTTCCGGCAAGCCGGGCAAAGGGTATGCCTCCTATCGGCTGAAAGTGGTCACGGACGGCCGGCAAGGCCAGCTCGGAATCCGCATCCCTGCGGTCTCGCCTGCTTATGTGCTCATGGCGGACGGCGAAGTGATCGCCAAGGCGGGAAATGCGGTGCCCGACCTTCAAGACGTCCAATCCGCGTATCGGCCGCAGACGGTTTATTTCACTCCGCGTACCCCGGAGTTCGTGCTTACTCTTCACGCGGCCAACGCCTTGTATCCGCGCGGAGGCATCTGGTACAGCATCACGATGGGGTCGGCGGAGGCGATCGCCGCCGCAGACCGCCAGCGGATGATGGCGGATATGGCCGTGTTCGGCGGCTGCGCCTTGCTCGGAATGTACCAGATATCCCTTTACCTGCTGAGGCGGGTGGAAAAATCAACGCTGTATTTCGGGATCTGCTGCCTGCTCGGAGCGGCGAGGGTATGGGTCGTCGGAGGCATGTACCTCACGGAATGGCTTCCGTCGGTTCCGATCGAAGCCCTTATCCGGACGGAATACATCACCTACTATGGCGGCATTACGTTCGCCGCGCTGTTCGTGCGCGAGCTCTATCCGGCCGAGTTCAGCTCCAGAGCCGTCAAGGCGTTCGCGGCTGCGGGAGGCCTGTACATCGCCAGCGTCGTTGTCCTGCCGCCGGAAGCGTTCACCCGCGGGATGGATTCCTTCAAGCTGCTGTCGCTGGCTGTCCTGGCTTATATTTTATGCGGCTTCTCGCTGGCGGTCTGGAGAGGGAAGAGCGGGGCATGGCTGCAGCTTGCCGGATGGCTGCTGTTCATCGCCGCAGCTGTCCATGACATCCTCTACAGCAGCGGCAAGCTGATCTGGATCGATCTTCAGCTTGTTCCCTACGGATTTTTCCTCCTGGTATTCATCGAAGCGCTGGAGCTGGCAAGAAGGTTCACCCATGCCTACCGGGTCATCGGAAAAATGTCGCAGGAGCTGATGGACGCCGATCGGATGAAGGACGAGTTTCTCGCCAATACGTCCCATGAGCTGAAAACCCCGCTGCATGGCATCATGAACCTGTCCGCTGCGCTGAGCGAAGGCAAGTCCGGACCGCTCAACTCCCGCCAAAGAGAGCAGCTCGACGCCGTAGCGGAGGCGGCTGGGAGGCTGTCGGGCCTCATCAACGACATCCTGGACCTCTCACTCCTCAAAAACAACGGCATCAAGCTCCATATGCAGCCGGTCGATATCCGGGCCGCCCTGTCTTCGCAGAGGGAAATCTATCTCCACTACATCGGCGAGAAGCCGGTCGAGCTGCGGATGGAATGGCCGGAAAGCCTCCCAGCCGCATGGGCCGATGAGGGACGGTTCCACCAGATCATGTACAATCTGATCGGAAACGCCATCAAGTTCACGCCTGCAGGAGAAGTCAGCGTCAAGGCAAGGGCGGCAGGCGGCTTGATCCTGATCGAGGTGTCGGATACCGGAATCGGCATTCCCGCAGACAAGGTCGAGGCGGTATTCCGCTCGTTCGAACAGGTGGGAACATCCGCAGCGGCCGAATACGGCGGCACGGGACTCGGGCTCGGCATTTCCCGGCGTCTCGTGGAGCTGCACGGAGGGACCATGGCCGTCCATTCGGAGATCGGCAAGGGCTCGGTGTTCACGGTCACACTTCCCGTCAGCACGGCAGCCGGACAGTTTTCTCCATCCCCTGCGGCCGCTGCTCCCGCCGGGGAGAGGACGGGAGCCCGCAGCCGGAAAGCCCCGTTCATGAACGTTTCCGACGGCAGCGGAGCAGGCAAGCAGGCCGCCGTCATCCTGGCGGTCGACGACGATCCCGTCAATCTCAACGTGCTCAAGGCTATTTTCGCCGACCAGCCCTACGAGATCGTCACGGCAGCGAGCGGCAGAGAGGCGCTTGAGCTGCTGCGCGCCCGCAGCGGCGACATCGGGCTGGTCCTTCTGGATGTCATGATGCCGGGCATGTCGGGCTACGAGGTCTGCCGGGAAATCCGCAGCAGGCATGACCTTGCCGAAATTCCGATTCTGCTGACGACGGTCAGGAGCGGGCCGGACGACATCATGCTCGGCTTCGAAGCCGGAGCCAACGATTACTTGACGAAGCCTTTCCAGGCGTACGAAATGCGCGCGCGCGCCAAGACGCTGCTGGCGATGAGGCATTCCGCGGAAGCGGCGGTTCGCTCGGAGATGGCCTATCTGCAAGCTCAGATCAAGCCTCATTTTCTTTTCAACGCGCTCAATACGATCGTGGCCCTCTCGCTGGACGAGCCGCAAAAAGCCCATGATCTGCTGCTTCATTTGAGCCGTTATCTTCGCGGCAGCTTCGACTTCAGGAACAAGGACCGGCTTGTGCCGCTGCGCAAGGAAGTCGAGCTCGCGGAAGCCTACCTCCGCATCGAGTCCGCCCGGTTCGGCAGCAGGCTGCGGATCCTTCTCGACATCGGCGAGGATATCGACTGCCTGCTGCCCCCGCTGACGCTGCAGCCTCTTGTGGAGAATGCGGTGAGGCATGGAGCGACCCGCAAGGAGGAAGGCGGCACGGTGACCGTAGCGGCTCATGAGCACAACGGAAGCGTCAGGCTCGTCGTCGAGGATGACGGACCGGGAATGAGCGATGCCGCGCTGCGGAGATTCGCCCAAGCCGAGCAAGAGAATCAGGACGGGCGGGGAATCGGCCTGCGCAACATTCACAAGCGGCTGCTTCGCCAATATGGCAGCGGGCTGGAAATCGAAAGCGAGGCCGGCAGGGGAACCCGCATCGGGATCTCGGTTCCGAAGAAGGCCGCCGCTGCATCCGGAGGGGAGAGATCGGCATGA
- a CDS encoding response regulator yields MIGVIAADDEQLALRRTGQLLESLEGMAVLGLFDRANALLDYALTASETIHLALLDMEMPGMHGLELARRLKDIFPEIQIVFLTAHDEYARDAFEVEALDYLLKPATLEDMEKMRSRYGKRTRTYEAPAITAHGQVSVRSMGPFSVAAGGGEPLRFRNSKSRELLAYLHAHEGKPVSKAQIMDALWFGRDIERTQANLHTTVYQLRKDMEAIGLGDAIEHARTAGGSYMLRWKAAFDDIGAYAAERRLYKETRSLGHLMRAVTLYGNGYLAGSGYEWAAPRQAELEIGYIDLLEDMVGVYVRQQRYEIALNPMQTWAQLMPLSGRLHAKMIALLLLLGREEDARDYCGLAQEWLEDSEEAGWLDIDSIIASPAAMFAAAPPLQSGAPFQD; encoded by the coding sequence ATGATAGGAGTAATTGCAGCGGATGACGAGCAGCTGGCCCTCAGGCGGACGGGCCAGCTGCTGGAATCGCTGGAGGGAATGGCGGTGCTGGGGCTGTTCGATCGGGCGAACGCGCTGCTGGACTACGCGCTCACGGCGTCCGAGACGATTCACTTGGCCTTGCTCGACATGGAGATGCCGGGCATGCACGGGCTTGAGCTCGCCCGCAGGCTGAAGGACATTTTTCCGGAAATACAGATCGTATTCCTGACCGCCCATGATGAATATGCGCGGGATGCTTTCGAGGTCGAGGCGCTGGACTATCTATTGAAGCCGGCCACGCTTGAGGATATGGAGAAGATGAGGTCCCGCTACGGCAAAAGGACGAGGACGTATGAAGCTCCCGCCATAACCGCGCATGGACAGGTGTCGGTCCGCAGCATGGGGCCGTTCAGCGTTGCCGCCGGCGGCGGAGAGCCGCTGCGCTTCCGCAATTCCAAATCGCGCGAGCTGCTCGCCTACCTCCACGCCCACGAAGGCAAGCCGGTGAGCAAGGCGCAGATCATGGACGCGCTATGGTTCGGACGGGACATCGAGCGGACGCAGGCGAACCTGCATACGACCGTGTACCAGCTCCGCAAGGATATGGAGGCAATCGGCCTGGGGGACGCCATCGAGCATGCCCGAACGGCGGGAGGCAGCTACATGCTCCGCTGGAAAGCCGCCTTCGACGATATCGGCGCTTATGCCGCCGAAAGGCGCCTCTACAAGGAGACCCGCTCCCTCGGCCATCTGATGCGTGCCGTGACGCTGTACGGCAACGGCTATTTGGCGGGCAGCGGTTATGAATGGGCGGCGCCGCGCCAGGCGGAGCTGGAGATCGGCTACATCGATCTGCTGGAGGACATGGTCGGCGTATATGTGCGGCAGCAGCGATACGAAATCGCTCTGAATCCGATGCAGACCTGGGCGCAGCTCATGCCGCTCAGCGGAAGGCTGCATGCCAAGATGATCGCGCTGCTGCTGCTGCTCGGGCGTGAGGAGGATGCGCGGGACTATTGCGGCCTTGCGCAGGAATGGCTGGAGGATTCCGAGGAAGCCGGCTGGCTGGACATCGATTCCATCATTGCTTCCCCTGCCGCCATGTTCGCGGCCGCTCCTCCGCTTCAATCCGGCGCGCCATTCCAAGATTAA
- a CDS encoding nuclear transport factor 2 family protein, which produces MHGIYSVMDKYFQAWNDGFVSKNADAIRAMMSPGFAGYWAHSGLERPDQYGFGYDLEGVLSQYGEASKSYEISAIQERREGGEVLVLGREINLVEGTPHPARFMFVWRLEDGQWKLAREYIELEK; this is translated from the coding sequence TTGCATGGGATCTATTCCGTGATGGACAAGTATTTCCAGGCCTGGAACGACGGCTTCGTCAGCAAAAACGCCGATGCGATCCGTGCCATGATGTCGCCGGGCTTTGCCGGTTATTGGGCGCATTCGGGACTGGAGCGGCCGGATCAGTACGGGTTCGGCTATGATCTCGAAGGCGTTCTCAGCCAGTACGGGGAAGCTTCGAAGAGCTATGAGATCTCGGCTATCCAGGAGCGCAGGGAAGGCGGGGAAGTTCTCGTCCTCGGCAGGGAGATCAATCTGGTGGAGGGCACTCCGCATCCGGCTCGGTTCATGTTCGTATGGAGGCTGGAGGACGGACAGTGGAAGCTGGCGAGGGAATACATCGAACTGGAGAAATGA
- a CDS encoding methyltransferase domain-containing protein, with protein MKRQLRKEWLDEEEALSQEELEASLLEVWAVNRWLGGNPPLFRHLGRLLTGSRGSSAPVRVLDVATGMADQPLALCRWAEKRGIPLEVTGVEISPSIAKLARKRIGAHASIIIHEGDGRKLPYGDGAFDIAFSNLALHHMTDEDAVSMLREMDRVARKGWIVTDLERSRTAYGLARLLAKVVWRSPVTRHDGPLSVQRSFTAEEARRLLAAAGLEATVKRHFPCRLALLSRV; from the coding sequence GTGAAGCGTCAGCTGAGAAAGGAATGGCTGGATGAAGAGGAGGCTCTGTCGCAGGAGGAGCTGGAGGCCAGCTTGCTGGAAGTATGGGCGGTCAATCGCTGGCTCGGGGGCAATCCGCCTCTCTTCCGGCATCTGGGACGGCTGCTGACGGGCTCGAGAGGAAGCTCCGCTCCCGTCCGCGTGCTCGATGTGGCGACCGGCATGGCCGATCAGCCGCTCGCTCTGTGCCGGTGGGCGGAGAAACGGGGCATTCCGCTCGAGGTGACCGGAGTCGAGATCAGTCCGTCCATCGCGAAGCTGGCCCGCAAGCGGATCGGAGCCCACGCCTCCATCATCATCCATGAGGGGGATGGGCGCAAGCTTCCCTATGGCGACGGAGCTTTTGATATTGCGTTCAGCAACCTCGCCCTGCACCATATGACCGACGAGGATGCCGTGTCGATGCTGCGGGAGATGGATCGCGTGGCGAGAAAGGGCTGGATCGTCACGGATCTGGAACGGAGCCGCACGGCATACGGCCTCGCGAGGCTGCTCGCCAAGGTGGTGTGGCGAAGCCCGGTGACGCGGCATGACGGTCCGTTGTCCGTCCAGCGATCGTTCACGGCGGAGGAGGCGCGGCGGCTGCTTGCCGCTGCAGGGCTTGAAGCGACGGTCAAGCGCCACTTTCCTTGCCGGCTGGCGCTGCTCAGCCGTGTATGA